Proteins encoded together in one Mus pahari chromosome 9, PAHARI_EIJ_v1.1, whole genome shotgun sequence window:
- the LOC110326571 gene encoding olfactory receptor 6C6, with the protein MKNQSMEIVFILLGLTDDPQLQIVVFLFLFLNYVMSLVGNLIIVLLTLLDPRLKTPMYFFLRNFSFLEIMFTTVCIPRFLTTIVTGDKTISYNNCAAQLFFILLLGVTEFYLLAAMSYDRYVAICRPLHYPIIMNSKVCHQLVLSSWVTGFLIIFPPLAMGLKLDFCDSRIIDHFMCETSPILQISCTDTHVLEMMSFVLAVVTLVVTLVLVSLSYSFIIKTIMSFPSAQQRTKAFSTCTSHMFVVSITYGSCIFMYIKPSARERVSVSXGVALLYTSIAPLLNPFIYTLRNQQVKEVFWDVLQKTLGFSKHKA; encoded by the coding sequence ATGAAAAATCAGTCAATGGAAATTGTCTTCATTCTTTTGGGATTGACAGATGACCCACAATTGCAAATtgtggtttttctgtttctctttctcaattATGTGATGAGCCTGGTGGGGAACTTAATCATTGTGCTTCTCACCCTGCTGGACCCTCGCCTCAAAACCCCAATGTATTTCTTTCTNCGTAATTTCTCCTTTTTGGAAATCATGTTCACAACAGTGTGTATTCCCAGATTCTTGACNACCATTGTGACTGGAGACAAAACTATTTCTTATAATAATTGTGCAGCTCagttgtttttcattcttttgctgGGAGTCACAGAATTTTATCTCCTGGCTGCCAtgtcctatgaccgctatgttgcCATCTGCAGACCACTGCACTACCCTATCATCATGAACAGCAAAGTGTGCCACCAACTCGTCCTCAGCTCCTGGGTGACTGGGTTCTTGATCATCTTTCCCCCATTGGCCATGGGTCTGAAGCTGGATTTCTGTGATTCCAGGATAATTGATCATTTTATGTGTGAAACTTCTCCTATTTTACAGATCTCCTGCACAGACACTCATGTTCTAGAAATGATGTCNTTTGTCTTAGCAGTGGTGACACTTGTAGTCACACTGGTACTAGTGAGTCTCTCTTATTCTTTCATCATTAAGACGATTATGAGTTTCccttctgcacagcaaagaacCAAAGCCTTCTCCACCTGTACTTCCCACATGTTTGTTGTCTCCATAACATATGGGAGTTGCATCTTcatgtatattaaaccatctgcAAGGGAGAGAGTGTCTGTGTCTAANGGTGTAGCTCTGCTGTATACTTCAATTGCCCCTCTCCTGAACCCCTTCATTTATACACTAAGAAACCAGCAGGTGAAAGAAGTCTTCTGGGATGTATTACAAAAGACTTTGGGCTTTTCAAAACACAAAGCTTAA